In a single window of the Tistrella bauzanensis genome:
- a CDS encoding B12-binding domain-containing radical SAM protein, whose translation MKRVLLTTAPKEALVEMNGIGGNWYDRTDTYMAWTCANDLDDRLSVTCPPTGLNFLKANVPDVELLEYPTWAEYEKALASEQWDMVGISFYTWSVPVAIQMAKLAREYGVKDVWGGNYGAITPGIQAHFDRLIKGPGEYVLHQYVYGRPLERVEHPPMMGYSSFRGVSSPVGYLYSKRGCNIGCTFCSTPVFNPKEDAIFMEDMERALDAYKENNVAHVIIYDESFFLKNDIAERVVDGLAKRGLGWICLTRADLLRGRIEELTDRGMDGAIIGIESYRDKNIADVQKRDDVYNVRATVRELIKNGRRALGTFMVGFPDDSIEDMEYDITQLADEGLFACQLTLLTPFHGTKLWKQMEHLVTETDLSKFDLYNLVWNHAKMSPSEARDLMAWAQRKVNDPDVVAQKIKQDMKDKLRREMAAKRGMLPPGSRPSRLGLGGGATSGGMAAGAFGSPDR comes from the coding sequence ATGAAACGGGTACTTCTGACCACCGCGCCCAAGGAGGCGCTGGTGGAAATGAACGGCATCGGTGGCAATTGGTACGATCGTACCGACACCTATATGGCGTGGACCTGCGCGAACGACCTGGATGACCGGCTGTCGGTCACCTGCCCGCCGACCGGGCTGAATTTCCTGAAGGCCAATGTGCCGGATGTGGAGCTTCTGGAATATCCCACCTGGGCCGAATACGAGAAGGCGCTCGCATCGGAACAATGGGACATGGTCGGGATCAGCTTCTACACCTGGTCGGTGCCGGTGGCGATCCAGATGGCGAAACTTGCCCGCGAGTACGGGGTCAAGGACGTCTGGGGCGGCAATTACGGCGCGATCACGCCCGGAATTCAGGCGCATTTCGACCGGCTGATCAAGGGCCCGGGCGAATATGTCCTGCATCAGTATGTCTATGGCCGGCCGCTTGAGCGGGTCGAGCATCCACCGATGATGGGCTATTCCAGCTTCCGTGGCGTCAGTTCGCCGGTGGGCTATCTCTACAGCAAGCGCGGCTGCAACATCGGCTGCACCTTCTGTTCCACGCCGGTGTTCAACCCCAAGGAAGACGCCATCTTCATGGAGGACATGGAGCGGGCGCTGGATGCCTATAAAGAAAACAACGTCGCCCATGTCATCATCTATGACGAGTCGTTCTTCCTGAAGAACGACATCGCCGAGCGGGTAGTCGACGGGCTGGCCAAACGCGGGCTCGGCTGGATCTGCCTGACCCGCGCCGACCTGCTGCGCGGCCGGATCGAGGAGTTGACCGACCGGGGCATGGATGGCGCGATCATCGGCATCGAAAGCTATCGCGACAAGAACATCGCCGATGTCCAGAAGCGCGACGATGTCTATAACGTCCGCGCAACCGTCCGCGAGCTGATCAAGAACGGCCGCCGGGCGCTGGGCACCTTCATGGTCGGCTTCCCCGATGACAGCATCGAGGATATGGAATACGACATCACCCAGCTTGCCGATGAGGGCCTGTTCGCCTGCCAGTTGACCCTGCTCACCCCCTTTCACGGCACCAAGCTGTGGAAGCAGATGGAGCATCTGGTGACCGAGACCGATCTGTCGAAGTTCGATCTCTACAACCTGGTCTGGAACCACGCCAAGATGTCGCCGAGCGAAGCCCGCGACCTGATGGCCTGGGCCCAGCGCAAGGTCAACGACCCCGATGTCGTGGCGCAGAAGATCAAGCAGGACATGAAGGACAAGCTTCGGCGCGAGATGGCGGCCAAGCGCGGCATGCTGCCGCCGGGCAGCCGGCCGTCGCGGCTGGGCCTTGGTGGCGGTGCCACCAGCGGAGGCATGGCGGCGGGCGCTTTCGGGTCACCCGACCGCTGA
- a CDS encoding enoyl-CoA hydratase, with protein sequence MTERPAVTELLERIEDGVAWLTLNRPERLNAMSRPMLVDLVAALMRVATDDAVRVVVLTGADRAFCAGGDVKRMAETAEAEAAKPTERRATELRQVMEASRWLHEMGRPTIAALPVPAAGAGLSLACDMRIAARSAVMTTAFAKVALSGDFGGSYFLTRLVGPARARALYFTAEVLDMSRAEALGLVTSVVDDADLESETRRLATSLAAGPALTFAAIKRNMNLAETGTLAEVMDLEAIQHTRCSESADHREAARAFVEKRAPRFIGR encoded by the coding sequence ATGACCGAGCGTCCGGCCGTGACCGAACTTCTGGAACGCATCGAGGATGGCGTCGCCTGGCTGACCCTGAACCGGCCCGAGCGGCTGAACGCCATGTCGCGGCCGATGCTGGTCGATCTGGTGGCGGCGCTGATGCGGGTGGCGACCGACGATGCCGTGCGGGTGGTGGTGCTGACCGGGGCCGACCGGGCGTTCTGTGCCGGTGGCGACGTCAAGCGGATGGCTGAGACCGCCGAGGCGGAGGCGGCGAAACCCACCGAGCGCCGGGCGACCGAACTCAGGCAGGTGATGGAAGCCTCGCGCTGGCTGCACGAGATGGGCAGGCCGACCATCGCCGCGCTGCCGGTGCCGGCGGCCGGTGCCGGGCTGTCGCTGGCCTGCGACATGCGGATCGCCGCCCGTTCGGCGGTGATGACCACGGCCTTCGCCAAGGTGGCGCTGTCGGGCGATTTCGGCGGCAGCTATTTCCTGACCCGGCTGGTCGGGCCGGCCCGGGCACGGGCGCTGTATTTCACCGCCGAGGTGCTGGACATGAGCCGCGCCGAGGCGCTGGGGCTGGTGACCAGCGTGGTCGACGATGCCGATCTGGAGTCTGAAACCCGCCGGCTGGCGACCAGCCTGGCCGCCGGACCGGCCCTGACCTTCGCCGCCATCAAGCGCAACATGAACCTGGCGGAAACCGGCACGCTGGCAGAAGTGATGGACCTTGAGGCCATCCAGCACACCCGCTGTTCGGAAAGCGCCGACCATCGCGAGGCCGCGCGGGCCTTTGTCGAGAAGCGGGCGCCGCGCTTCATCGGCCGGTAA
- a CDS encoding Lrp/AsnC ligand binding domain-containing protein: protein MIDDSADPRPLDRIDRRILAELQADGRLTNVELSRRVHLSPTPCLERVRRLERAGFIRGYRAELDPEKLGRALLVYIEVSLDRTDEMVFETFKAAIRQQPDVLECHMVAGGFDYLVKARLADMTAYRRFLGDCLVSLPGVRSTHTYVVMEEVKTDARLPV from the coding sequence ATGATCGACGACAGTGCCGACCCTCGCCCGCTGGACCGGATCGACCGTCGGATCCTGGCCGAACTTCAGGCCGATGGCCGGCTGACCAATGTCGAGCTGTCGCGCCGGGTGCATCTGTCGCCGACGCCCTGTCTCGAACGGGTGCGGCGGCTGGAACGGGCGGGGTTCATCCGCGGCTATCGTGCCGAACTCGATCCGGAAAAACTGGGTCGTGCGCTGCTGGTCTATATCGAAGTCAGCCTGGACCGCACCGACGAGATGGTGTTCGAGACCTTCAAGGCCGCGATCCGACAGCAGCCGGATGTGCTGGAATGCCACATGGTTGCCGGCGGATTCGACTATCTGGTCAAGGCCCGCCTGGCCGATATGACCGCCTATCGCCGCTTTCTGGGCGATTGTCTGGTCAGCCTGCCGGGCGTGCGCAGCACCCACACCTATGTCGTGATGGAAGAGGTGAAGACCGACGCCCGTCTGCCGGTCTGA
- a CDS encoding alkene reductase, which produces MSGAAPIGDTRPLSDARLFRPVTLGSMTLANRVAMAPLTRSRAGSDGVPSPLAATYYAQRADAGLIVTEATNISAQGRGYAWTPGIYSEAQVAAWKQITDAVHAKGGRIVLQLWHVGRISHSSLQPGHALPVAPSAIRADGQAFTETGFVPFETPRALDGNEIPGIIEDYRQASLNARAAGFDGVEVHGGNGYLLEQFLRSSTNHRTDDWGGSIENRARLLLAATDVAIEVFGADRVGVRLSPVTPANDAGQDDDPAALYGYVATELGRRGIAFIHVVEGATGGPRDNQPFDYAALKAAFGKPGWIVNNGYDRDSAIAAIDSGAADMVAFGRPFISNPDLVDRLRRAGPLNPLDCDTLYGGGAKGYIDYPTLAGDIAAA; this is translated from the coding sequence ATGTCAGGCGCCGCACCGATCGGCGATACCCGGCCGCTCTCTGATGCCAGGCTGTTCCGCCCGGTGACGCTGGGCTCGATGACCCTTGCCAACCGGGTGGCCATGGCGCCGCTCACCCGGTCGCGCGCCGGCAGCGACGGCGTGCCCTCGCCACTGGCCGCCACCTATTACGCCCAGCGCGCCGATGCCGGGTTGATCGTGACCGAGGCCACCAATATCAGCGCCCAGGGCCGCGGCTATGCCTGGACGCCCGGCATCTACAGCGAGGCCCAGGTCGCGGCCTGGAAGCAGATCACCGATGCCGTTCACGCGAAGGGCGGGCGGATCGTGCTGCAACTGTGGCATGTCGGGCGCATCTCGCACAGCAGCCTTCAGCCAGGCCACGCCCTGCCGGTGGCACCATCGGCGATCCGGGCGGATGGTCAGGCCTTCACCGAAACCGGATTCGTGCCCTTCGAGACCCCGCGCGCGCTGGATGGCAATGAAATCCCCGGCATCATCGAGGATTACCGGCAGGCCAGCCTGAATGCCCGCGCCGCCGGCTTCGACGGCGTCGAGGTTCACGGCGGCAATGGCTATCTACTGGAACAGTTCCTGCGCTCCTCGACCAATCATCGCACCGATGACTGGGGCGGATCGATCGAGAATCGTGCCCGCCTGCTGCTGGCAGCAACCGATGTGGCGATCGAGGTGTTCGGCGCCGATCGCGTGGGCGTGCGGCTGTCGCCGGTGACGCCGGCCAATGATGCCGGCCAGGATGACGATCCGGCCGCCCTCTATGGCTATGTCGCGACCGAACTGGGCCGGCGTGGCATCGCCTTCATCCATGTCGTCGAAGGCGCCACCGGCGGCCCGCGTGACAATCAGCCCTTCGATTACGCGGCCCTCAAGGCCGCCTTCGGCAAGCCGGGCTGGATCGTCAACAACGGCTACGACCGCGACAGCGCCATCGCCGCCATCGACAGCGGTGCCGCCGACATGGTCGCCTTCGGCCGGCCCTTCATCTCGAACCCCGATCTGGTCGACCGGCTGCGTCGCGCGGGCCCGCTTAACCCGCTCGACTGTGACACCCTCTATGGGGGCGGCGCCAAGGGATATATCGACTACCCCACGCTGGCGGGCGACATCGCCGCCGCCTGA